The Haloplanus sp. CK5-1 genome contains a region encoding:
- a CDS encoding DUF6360 family protein — protein MAIRLLDVSAYTTLDFATGRMFGPDWSDDAAAVVDVDRPESAPGSVRLRLEFDGEDVDHVGHHADSVSLPPDQARALAADLERQAANAEAGADVSGGRGR, from the coding sequence ATGGCGATCAGACTACTCGACGTGAGCGCGTACACGACGCTCGACTTCGCGACTGGACGGATGTTCGGCCCCGACTGGAGCGACGACGCGGCGGCCGTCGTCGACGTGGACCGCCCCGAATCCGCGCCGGGAAGCGTCAGACTCCGACTGGAGTTCGACGGCGAGGACGTCGACCACGTCGGCCACCACGCGGACAGCGTCTCGCTCCCGCCCGACCAGGCCCGGGCGCTCGCCGCCGACCTGGAGCGACAGGCGGCGAACGCGGAGGCCGGGGCGGACGTGTCGGGTGGGCGGGGTCGATGA
- a CDS encoding ferredoxin--nitrite reductase, whose protein sequence is MSNEKEAWKEGMYGDEVREKILEFAEKGWESIPEDERDMWFSRFKFWGVFHQRDGQESYFMMRLANANGQFNAEQLRAIGEVARDYATGPVENPEFGDAWIDLTTRQSIQLHWINLEDVPAIWDKLESVGVTTRSSGGDTMRNIVGCPVAGKDEAELIETQPLLERLQEDLRGDDGLANMPRKFNISVTGCREGCAQDAINGIGLEPAETEIQGETITGFNVRVGGGTGSREPRRARSIDTFVRPENAYELVRGFVELYHEHGRRDNRQKNRSRFFVDDHGTEEVRDLLEEYVDFDLDEAGRNFRGEYTYNAGRPPEAGKVDHVGVHDQPDGRTYVGLNTPVGRVTAREAIALADVAEAYGSGEIRLTRRQNPLIMDVEPEAVEPLLAEPLLDTHRPEPTPFERGGMACTGTEFCGIALTETKLRLTRVLRWLNANVDVPDDVEAVKIHYSGCTADCGHAQTADIGLQGMRAQKDGDIVEALDIGVGGGLGARPEFVEWVSQRVPADEVPGAIRNLIGAFSAHREEGQTFREWVEDFGTESIVDLCEPEETTYEDPYMDDAKQSWYPFAEGESPAPTGVDDVPVSSD, encoded by the coding sequence ATGAGCAACGAGAAGGAGGCGTGGAAGGAGGGGATGTACGGCGACGAGGTTCGCGAGAAGATCCTCGAGTTCGCCGAGAAGGGGTGGGAGTCGATCCCCGAGGACGAGCGCGACATGTGGTTCTCGCGGTTCAAGTTCTGGGGCGTCTTCCACCAGCGTGACGGGCAGGAGTCCTACTTCATGATGCGGCTGGCGAACGCCAACGGCCAGTTCAACGCCGAACAGCTCCGGGCCATCGGCGAGGTGGCCCGCGACTACGCCACGGGCCCGGTCGAGAATCCCGAGTTCGGCGACGCGTGGATCGATCTCACGACCCGGCAGTCGATCCAGCTCCACTGGATCAACCTGGAGGACGTGCCGGCCATCTGGGACAAACTGGAGTCGGTGGGCGTGACGACGCGGTCGTCGGGGGGCGACACCATGCGCAACATCGTGGGCTGTCCGGTCGCCGGCAAGGACGAGGCGGAACTGATCGAGACCCAGCCCCTGCTGGAACGTCTGCAGGAGGACCTGCGTGGCGACGACGGACTCGCCAACATGCCACGGAAGTTCAACATCAGCGTCACGGGGTGTCGGGAGGGCTGTGCGCAGGACGCGATCAACGGCATCGGGCTGGAACCGGCCGAGACGGAGATCCAGGGGGAGACGATCACCGGTTTCAACGTCCGGGTCGGCGGCGGGACCGGCAGCCGCGAACCCCGTCGCGCGCGGAGCATCGATACGTTCGTCCGTCCGGAGAACGCCTACGAGCTGGTTCGGGGCTTCGTCGAACTGTACCACGAACACGGCCGGCGGGACAACCGTCAGAAGAACCGGAGCCGTTTTTTCGTCGACGACCACGGGACCGAGGAGGTCCGCGACCTCCTCGAGGAGTACGTCGACTTCGACCTCGACGAGGCGGGGCGGAACTTCCGCGGCGAGTACACGTACAACGCGGGGCGCCCGCCCGAGGCGGGGAAGGTCGACCACGTCGGCGTCCACGACCAACCGGACGGCCGGACGTACGTCGGCCTGAACACCCCGGTGGGTCGGGTGACCGCACGGGAGGCCATCGCGCTGGCCGACGTGGCCGAGGCGTACGGCTCCGGCGAGATCCGACTCACCCGTCGGCAGAACCCGCTGATCATGGACGTCGAGCCGGAGGCGGTCGAGCCGCTACTCGCCGAACCCCTGCTGGACACCCACCGGCCCGAACCGACGCCGTTCGAGCGCGGCGGGATGGCGTGTACCGGCACCGAGTTCTGCGGCATCGCGCTCACGGAGACGAAACTGCGCTTGACGCGGGTCCTCCGCTGGCTCAACGCGAACGTCGACGTCCCGGACGACGTGGAGGCGGTCAAGATCCACTACTCCGGCTGTACCGCGGACTGTGGCCACGCCCAAACCGCCGACATCGGGCTCCAAGGGATGCGGGCCCAGAAGGACGGCGATATCGTCGAAGCGCTCGACATCGGCGTCGGCGGCGGCCTCGGCGCCCGTCCCGAGTTCGTCGAGTGGGTCAGCCAGCGGGTGCCCGCCGACGAGGTGCCGGGTGCGATCCGGAACCTGATCGGCGCGTTCTCCGCCCACCGCGAGGAGGGTCAGACGTTCCGAGAGTGGGTCGAGGACTTCGGTACGGAGTCGATCGTCGACCTCTGCGAACCCGAGGAAACCACCTACGAGGACCCCTACATGGACGACGCCAAGCAGTCGTGGTACCCGTTCGCGGAGGGGGAGAGTCCAGCACCGACAGGCGTCGACGACGTGCCGGTCTCGTCGGACTGA
- a CDS encoding formate/nitrite transporter family protein, with translation MYGDELADIGDAAAAQIELIDKRLPAYLIHAGMAGAYIGLAVLLVFALGTPMVGTPLEPLRGVVMAGAFGVALSLVIVAGSELFTGNAMIMGVGALEGQTSWAALGRVWTWSWIGNLFGSLLVGAMAAWGGVFSDPTLVYAVAETKMTLSPLELFIQAVFCNWLVVLAVWCSFRLENTIAKLVMIWWCLLAFTGTGFEHSVANMTVLSLANFLQITTGQAAPAAVDWVGMAYNISIVTLGNAFAGLVMMGGAYWYINESYKVDLPNGNPHSGTFSSADDD, from the coding sequence ATGTACGGCGACGAACTCGCCGACATCGGTGATGCAGCGGCGGCACAGATCGAACTGATCGACAAGCGGCTCCCGGCATACCTGATCCACGCGGGAATGGCGGGGGCGTACATCGGTCTCGCAGTCCTCCTCGTCTTCGCGCTGGGGACCCCGATGGTCGGAACGCCGCTGGAGCCGCTCCGCGGCGTGGTGATGGCGGGAGCGTTCGGCGTCGCCCTCAGCCTCGTGATCGTCGCCGGTTCCGAGCTGTTCACCGGCAACGCGATGATCATGGGCGTCGGTGCCTTGGAGGGGCAGACGAGTTGGGCGGCCCTCGGAAGGGTGTGGACGTGGTCGTGGATCGGCAACCTCTTTGGGTCCCTGCTGGTTGGGGCGATGGCGGCCTGGGGCGGCGTCTTCTCCGATCCCACGCTCGTCTACGCCGTGGCGGAGACGAAGATGACGCTCTCGCCGCTGGAACTGTTCATCCAAGCCGTCTTCTGTAACTGGTTGGTCGTGCTCGCGGTGTGGTGCAGCTTCCGGCTCGAGAACACCATCGCCAAACTCGTGATGATCTGGTGGTGTCTGCTCGCGTTCACCGGGACGGGGTTCGAACACAGCGTCGCCAACATGACCGTTCTCTCGCTGGCGAACTTCCTGCAGATCACGACCGGACAGGCAGCCCCCGCCGCCGTCGATTGGGTCGGTATGGCCTACAACATCTCAATCGTCACGCTCGGCAACGCCTTCGCGGGCCTGGTCATGATGGGGGGCGCCTACTGGTACATCAACGAATCCTACAAGGTCGACCTACCGAACGGCAACCCACACTCGGGGACCTTCAGCAGCGCTGACGACGACTGA
- a CDS encoding dolichol kinase — translation MAARGELKRRAVHASGVGFPALYLLELAHWVTLGYVLVAASVVAAGLEAVRLGVGLDWTIYETLTREYERNNVAGYALYTFSMTGVALLFDPVVAVPGMLMLAIGDPVSGLLGSNEAGRAKRAGVLVTMFAVCFSLAAAVLVGHVALPTALAAAAVGGAGATVADGFTPVIRGYVVDDNLTIPPVACLGIQVVLWASGG, via the coding sequence ATGGCAGCCCGCGGCGAATTGAAACGGCGGGCCGTCCACGCCAGCGGCGTCGGCTTCCCGGCGCTGTACCTGCTCGAACTTGCCCATTGGGTGACACTTGGCTACGTCCTCGTCGCCGCGTCGGTCGTCGCGGCCGGTCTCGAGGCGGTCCGACTCGGTGTCGGCCTCGACTGGACGATATACGAGACGCTCACCCGGGAGTACGAACGGAACAACGTCGCCGGTTACGCGCTGTACACCTTCAGTATGACCGGCGTAGCTCTACTCTTCGATCCGGTAGTCGCGGTTCCCGGCATGCTGATGTTGGCCATCGGCGATCCGGTCAGTGGTTTGCTCGGGTCGAACGAGGCCGGGCGCGCCAAGCGCGCGGGCGTCCTCGTCACGATGTTCGCGGTCTGTTTCTCGCTGGCCGCCGCAGTTCTCGTCGGACACGTCGCGCTCCCGACGGCACTCGCTGCCGCGGCCGTCGGCGGCGCGGGGGCGACGGTCGCCGACGGCTTCACCCCCGTGATCCGGGGGTACGTGGTCGACGACAACCTCACCATCCCCCCGGTGGCGTGTCTGGGTATCCAGGTCGTCCTGTGGGCGAGCGGCGGGTAG
- the glyS gene encoding glycine--tRNA ligase, producing the protein MSDARAITELAKRRGFFFGANEAYGGVAGFYTFGPEGAALKRNVESAWRDRFTVREGNDEIEAPTIAPEPVFEASGHLDGFDDMLVECGECGESHRADHLIEDASDVEEAESLPIPEVEDLVAEYEVACPSCGAPLAGRSIEEFNLMFETAIGPGSGQRGFLRPETAQGIFVEFPRLKEYARNTLPFGITQIGRAYRNEISPRKGIVRTREFTQAELEQFVDPDDDDPPLERVADVSLRLYPAPEQEDGEGSEIPRATGEAGDGGYVEATVAEAVEEGIVTSEWVAYYLGVAREWYERIGVDMDRFRFRQHLAGERAHYAADCWDAESEVGGAADDPEDPTDGDWIEIAGFASRGDYDLSKHAEHGDDDFTVFEQYDDPRTVERAVVDPDMSVLGPEFGGRAGDVADALRDLAERDPDAFEGETVTVAVDGEDVTVESEVANFRIEEQTEAGEHVTPYVIEPSFGVDRTVYTLIAHAYGHDEVDGEERTYLSLSPEVAPTDVAVFPLVSDDALEALADEVVADLRRAGLSVAHDDSGNIGRRYRRQDEVGTPLSVTVDHESVESEPGTVTVRDRDTTAQVRVPVDDLAAALESVLESGESFDRLLERYDPVDTDVTRS; encoded by the coding sequence ATGAGCGACGCGCGAGCCATCACGGAACTCGCCAAGCGTCGTGGATTCTTCTTCGGGGCGAACGAGGCCTACGGCGGGGTCGCGGGCTTTTACACCTTCGGCCCGGAGGGGGCGGCGCTCAAGCGCAACGTCGAGTCGGCGTGGCGCGACCGCTTCACCGTCCGCGAGGGCAACGACGAGATCGAGGCACCGACCATCGCCCCGGAACCGGTCTTCGAGGCGTCGGGCCACCTCGACGGCTTCGACGACATGCTCGTCGAGTGTGGCGAGTGTGGGGAGAGCCACCGCGCCGACCACCTGATCGAGGACGCGAGCGACGTCGAGGAAGCGGAGAGCCTGCCGATTCCGGAGGTGGAGGACCTCGTCGCGGAGTACGAGGTCGCCTGCCCCTCGTGTGGCGCACCCCTCGCCGGCCGATCGATCGAGGAGTTCAACCTCATGTTCGAGACGGCGATCGGTCCCGGATCTGGACAGCGGGGCTTCCTCCGTCCGGAGACGGCACAGGGCATCTTCGTCGAGTTCCCCCGACTGAAAGAGTACGCCCGCAACACACTCCCGTTCGGGATCACGCAGATCGGCCGCGCCTACCGCAACGAGATCAGCCCCCGCAAAGGGATCGTCCGCACCCGCGAGTTCACGCAGGCGGAGTTGGAGCAGTTCGTCGACCCCGACGACGACGACCCGCCCCTAGAGCGGGTCGCGGACGTGTCGCTCCGCCTCTACCCCGCGCCCGAACAGGAGGACGGCGAGGGATCGGAGATCCCTCGGGCAACCGGCGAAGCCGGTGACGGCGGCTACGTCGAGGCGACCGTCGCCGAGGCCGTCGAGGAGGGGATCGTCACCAGCGAGTGGGTGGCGTACTACCTGGGCGTCGCCCGGGAGTGGTACGAGCGGATCGGCGTCGACATGGATCGGTTCCGGTTCCGACAGCACCTCGCGGGGGAACGCGCCCACTACGCCGCCGACTGCTGGGACGCCGAGAGCGAGGTGGGCGGCGCGGCCGACGACCCCGAGGATCCGACGGACGGCGACTGGATCGAGATCGCCGGCTTCGCCTCGCGGGGTGACTACGACCTCTCGAAACACGCCGAACACGGCGACGACGACTTCACCGTCTTCGAGCAGTACGACGATCCTCGAACCGTCGAGCGAGCGGTCGTCGACCCCGACATGAGCGTCCTCGGCCCGGAGTTCGGTGGGCGGGCCGGCGACGTCGCCGACGCCCTCCGTGACCTGGCCGAACGCGACCCGGACGCGTTCGAGGGCGAGACCGTGACCGTCGCGGTCGACGGCGAGGACGTGACCGTCGAGAGCGAGGTGGCGAACTTCCGGATCGAGGAGCAGACCGAGGCGGGCGAACACGTCACGCCGTACGTGATCGAACCCTCTTTCGGCGTCGACCGAACGGTGTACACGCTGATCGCACACGCCTACGGGCACGACGAGGTGGACGGCGAGGAGCGGACCTACCTCTCGCTGTCGCCGGAGGTGGCTCCGACCGACGTGGCCGTCTTCCCCCTCGTGAGCGACGACGCCTTGGAGGCGTTGGCCGACGAGGTGGTCGCCGACCTCCGCCGGGCGGGACTGTCGGTCGCCCACGACGACTCGGGCAACATCGGCCGTCGGTACCGCCGGCAGGACGAGGTCGGGACGCCCCTGTCGGTCACCGTCGACCACGAAAGCGTCGAGTCGGAACCGGGGACGGTGACGGTTCGGGACCGCGACACGACGGCGCAGGTCCGCGTTCCGGTCGACGACTTGGCGGCGGCGCTGGAGTCCGTCCTCGAGAGTGGGGAGAGCTTCGACCGACTGCTCGAGCGCTACGACCCCGTCGACACCGACGTGACGCGGTCCTGA
- a CDS encoding CBS domain-containing protein, translating to MHVADAMTPREDVVTVELPGTRDDALEYLQERGFSSIPVVKPTDGGETYRGLVSRDDLIENPDEDQLALLMRDVPTTTTDADLVEVARMMVAESARRVPVVGDELEGILTVTDVVRAIARGDVDGDTRVDTLARRDVNTTHRETPLTVAEREINYADVPYAVVLDDEGGMTGMVTEVDIIEVARVVEGEDDTGESIANEDDEWMWEGIKAVGNRYFPTRSVEIPREPVATFMTEELVTVSGHRTAKEVAQLLLSNDIEQVPLVDGGTLAGIVRDIDLLEGV from the coding sequence ATGCACGTAGCCGACGCGATGACGCCCCGCGAGGACGTCGTCACGGTCGAACTTCCGGGCACCCGGGACGACGCTCTCGAGTACCTGCAGGAACGGGGCTTCTCCTCGATTCCCGTCGTCAAACCGACCGACGGCGGCGAGACGTACCGCGGGCTCGTCTCGCGGGACGATCTCATCGAGAACCCCGACGAGGATCAACTGGCGCTGTTGATGCGTGATGTACCGACGACGACGACGGACGCCGACCTCGTCGAGGTGGCCCGGATGATGGTCGCCGAGAGCGCGCGCCGAGTGCCCGTCGTCGGCGACGAACTCGAGGGGATCCTCACGGTGACCGACGTGGTGCGGGCCATCGCTCGGGGAGACGTCGACGGCGACACGCGGGTCGACACACTGGCGCGGCGGGACGTCAACACCACCCACCGGGAGACGCCGCTGACGGTCGCCGAGCGCGAGATCAACTACGCCGACGTGCCGTACGCGGTCGTCCTCGACGACGAGGGCGGGATGACGGGGATGGTGACCGAGGTGGACATCATCGAGGTCGCACGGGTAGTCGAGGGCGAGGACGACACCGGGGAGAGCATCGCGAACGAGGACGACGAGTGGATGTGGGAGGGGATCAAGGCCGTCGGCAACCGCTACTTCCCGACCCGAAGCGTCGAGATTCCGCGCGAACCCGTCGCGACGTTCATGACCGAGGAGTTGGTGACGGTGTCGGGACACCGGACCGCCAAGGAGGTGGCTCAGCTCCTGCTCTCGAACGACATCGAGCAGGTTCCGCTGGTCGACGGCGGGACGCTCGCGGGCATCGTCCGCGACATCGATCTGCTGGAGGGCGTATGA
- a CDS encoding DUF7556 family protein → MAPDVTAAGGQCSDVMASVDDGRGAPEFVIADVSRDDAWVSIDLPDAPTLDDWR, encoded by the coding sequence ATGGCGCCCGATGTGACGGCAGCAGGGGGGCAGTGCTCGGATGTCATGGCTTCGGTGGACGACGGTAGGGGGGCCCCTGAGTTCGTCATCGCCGACGTGTCCCGCGACGACGCGTGGGTCTCCATCGATCTTCCCGACGCCCCGACGCTCGACGACTGGCGGTAG
- a CDS encoding sulfatase-like hydrolase/transferase — MSDAPGNVLFVVMDTVRADHLTPYGYDRPTTPGLADFADEATVFEEAVAPAPWTLPVHASLFTGLYPSQHGADQENPYLEGATTLAETLSAAGYDTACYSSNAWITPYTHLTDGFEAQDNFFEVMPGDLLSGPLARAWKTMNDSDRLRAVADKLVSLGNVAHEYLAGGEGADSKTPAVVDRTKSFVEGSEEWFAFINLMDAHLPYHPPDEFAEEFAPGVDSTAVCQNSKEYNSGARDIDDDEWDDIRDLYDAELAHIDAQLTRLFGWLKAEGEWDDTTVIVAADHGELHGEHGLYGHEFGLYDPLVNVPLMVKHPDLDADRRTDTVELVDLYHTVLDAVDVPGGDPAAPGERAVPRDSTRSLLSENYRAFDAATDPDPGQAAAPDGAYGFVEYSRPVVELKQLEEKAAGAGIDLPEDSRFYARMRAARRPDAKYVRIDRIDDEAYHLDDDPGETTNLAGADDDAVTATDRALAAFEDRVGGAWTDADGADVTDDAVDDMDEETQERLRDLGYLE; from the coding sequence ATGTCCGACGCCCCCGGGAACGTCCTCTTCGTCGTCATGGACACGGTTCGGGCGGACCACCTGACACCCTACGGCTACGACCGGCCGACCACCCCCGGTCTCGCCGACTTCGCCGACGAGGCGACCGTCTTCGAGGAGGCTGTCGCTCCCGCTCCGTGGACCCTCCCCGTCCACGCCTCGCTTTTCACCGGCCTGTACCCCAGCCAACACGGTGCCGATCAGGAGAACCCCTATCTCGAAGGGGCGACCACGCTCGCCGAGACGCTCTCGGCGGCCGGCTACGACACCGCGTGTTACTCCTCGAACGCGTGGATCACGCCCTACACCCACCTCACCGACGGCTTCGAGGCCCAGGACAACTTCTTCGAGGTGATGCCCGGCGACCTGCTGTCCGGCCCGCTCGCCCGCGCGTGGAAGACGATGAACGACAGCGACCGGCTTCGTGCGGTGGCGGACAAACTCGTCTCGCTGGGCAACGTCGCCCACGAGTACCTCGCTGGTGGCGAGGGCGCCGACTCCAAGACGCCGGCAGTCGTCGACCGCACGAAGTCGTTCGTCGAGGGCTCGGAGGAGTGGTTCGCCTTCATCAACTTGATGGACGCCCACCTTCCCTACCACCCGCCCGACGAGTTCGCCGAGGAGTTCGCCCCCGGCGTCGACTCGACGGCCGTCTGCCAGAACTCGAAGGAGTACAACTCGGGCGCCCGGGACATCGACGACGACGAGTGGGACGACATCCGCGACCTGTACGACGCCGAACTCGCCCACATCGACGCCCAACTCACCCGTCTGTTCGGCTGGCTCAAAGCCGAGGGCGAGTGGGACGACACCACGGTGATCGTCGCGGCCGACCATGGTGAACTCCACGGCGAACACGGCCTCTACGGCCACGAGTTCGGGCTGTACGACCCACTGGTGAACGTCCCCCTGATGGTCAAACACCCCGACCTCGACGCCGACCGGCGGACCGACACCGTCGAACTCGTCGACCTGTACCACACCGTCCTCGACGCCGTGGACGTACCGGGTGGCGACCCCGCTGCACCGGGCGAACGCGCCGTCCCACGCGACTCCACGCGCTCCCTGCTCTCCGAGAACTACCGTGCGTTCGACGCCGCGACCGACCCCGACCCCGGACAGGCCGCCGCCCCCGACGGCGCGTACGGCTTCGTCGAGTACTCTCGGCCCGTCGTCGAACTCAAGCAACTGGAGGAGAAGGCCGCTGGCGCGGGGATCGACCTCCCCGAGGACTCGCGGTTCTACGCCCGGATGCGCGCCGCGCGACGCCCGGACGCGAAGTACGTCCGGATCGACCGGATCGACGACGAGGCCTACCACCTCGACGACGACCCCGGTGAGACGACGAACCTCGCGGGCGCGGACGACGACGCCGTCACCGCGACCGACCGCGCGCTCGCCGCCTTCGAGGACCGCGTCGGCGGCGCGTGGACCGACGCCGACGGCGCCGACGTGACCGACGACGCGGTCGACGACATGGACGAGGAGACCCAAGAGCGGTTGCGGGACCTTGGGTATCTGGAGTAG